A section of the Bryobacteraceae bacterium genome encodes:
- a CDS encoding DNA-directed RNA polymerase sigma-70 factor has protein sequence MEEPETPQEITLLLRKWSAGDANALNRLVEIVYPELHRIAMRHLRQERPDPTLQCTALVHEAYLRLAQKQEPQWSDRSHFYAVASRIIRGILVDYRRAQGAAKRGGNDERVQVDEAAGSSGADPVDLLDLDTALNELEQLDSQQARIVEMRFFGGLSIEETAHVLGISPATVKRDWLLAKTWIHRRLTAGGSEPGRRG, from the coding sequence ATGGAGGAACCAGAGACACCGCAGGAGATCACGCTTCTGCTCCGGAAGTGGAGCGCCGGAGACGCCAATGCGCTGAACCGTCTCGTCGAAATCGTCTATCCCGAGCTCCACCGCATTGCCATGCGGCATCTCCGGCAGGAGCGCCCCGACCCGACTCTGCAATGCACTGCTCTGGTCCATGAGGCGTACCTGCGGCTGGCCCAGAAGCAGGAACCTCAGTGGTCAGACCGGTCGCACTTTTACGCCGTCGCCTCGCGCATCATCCGAGGCATTCTTGTGGACTACCGCCGCGCACAGGGTGCGGCCAAGCGCGGAGGTAATGACGAAAGGGTTCAGGTGGACGAGGCCGCCGGCTCCTCCGGGGCCGACCCTGTCGATCTGCTCGATCTCGACACTGCCCTGAACGAGCTCGAACAGCTCGATTCGCAGCAGGCCCGCATCGTCGAGATGCGGTTTTTCGGGGGCCTCAGCATCGAAGAAACCGCGCATGTGCTAGGCATTTCACCGGCCACCGTGAAGCGGGACTGGCTGTTGGCCAAGACCTGGATCCATCGCCGCCTCACCGCCGGCGGTTCTGAACCCGGCCGCAGAGGGTGA
- the tdk gene encoding thymidine kinase has protein sequence MGHLGWIEVICGPMFSGKSEELIRRLRRALIARKRVQVFKPALDTRYSADEIVSHADTRMKSEVVSSAREILDRLDWRTQVVGIDEANFLGQDLVTVAQQMADSGKQVIIAGLDTDYMGRPFPPIPDLLCLAESITKTLAICMRCGNPAKHTQRLVESDDLIVVGAVGVYEARCRRCFEPGVPRQEYLDFARPQAAAQARDAAR, from the coding sequence ATGGGCCACCTCGGCTGGATTGAGGTGATCTGCGGGCCGATGTTCTCCGGCAAGAGCGAAGAGCTCATCCGCCGCCTGCGCCGCGCGCTGATTGCGCGCAAGCGCGTGCAGGTCTTCAAGCCGGCGCTAGACACGCGCTACTCGGCTGATGAAATCGTCAGTCATGCCGACACTCGCATGAAATCCGAAGTCGTCTCCAGCGCCAGGGAGATCCTGGACCGTTTGGACTGGCGCACTCAGGTCGTCGGCATCGATGAGGCCAACTTCCTCGGCCAGGACCTGGTGACGGTGGCGCAGCAGATGGCCGACTCCGGCAAGCAGGTCATCATCGCCGGTCTCGATACGGACTACATGGGCCGCCCCTTCCCTCCGATCCCGGACCTGTTGTGCCTGGCCGAATCGATCACCAAAACCCTGGCCATCTGCATGCGCTGCGGCAATCCGGCCAAGCACACGCAGCGGCTGGTCGAGAGCGACGACCTGATCGTGGTCGGCGCCGTCGGAGTCTATGAAGCCCGCTGTCGGCGCTGCTTCGAACCGGGCGTCCCCAGACAGGAATATCTCGACTTCGCCCGTCCGCAGGCGGCTGCGCAGGCGCGCGACGCGGCACGCTAA
- a CDS encoding alkaline phosphatase, whose product MTIDRRSLFTRAGVLATVAGGLEALYGASQRRGAEPRRIIFMVADGMSPSVLPLAEQFSLRVRGKGLLWHALLDRPEAVRGWMDMASLDSLVTDSSSASSSWGSGSRIFNGWVNMLPDGTRLTPVMDLVRDKGWLTALVTTATVTHATPAGFAASVRRRDDEHLIAEQYLNKVDVILGGGRRFFTPESRRDGRDLVADFRRAGYAFVENRAQMLAQAPSAKRLLGLFSGSHMPYTVDHRNSETARELVPTLAEMAATALALLEKQNRPFLIQIEGARVDHAAHANDAAGLLWDQIAFDEAMEAVLRFAESRPDTLVVVTSDHGNSNPGLVGMGIEYRQSNACFERLAGIKASFSAISPLLAGTAEYSMKSEQPSGVAGGPPTIGRIQELARQYFGFTFTQEEAEILRRCAAGERKLCVNRQLDSAVGILGQAVGNHTGIFWTGTTHTSDYTLVTALGPGADRFSGFLRNTEVFSALTQLAGIRFRNPSMDPVAARQFREVAFTPRERPDWA is encoded by the coding sequence ATGACGATCGACCGCAGATCCCTCTTCACCCGCGCCGGCGTGCTCGCCACCGTCGCCGGCGGCCTGGAGGCCCTGTATGGAGCCTCGCAGAGGCGTGGCGCCGAGCCACGTCGCATCATTTTCATGGTCGCCGACGGCATGAGCCCTTCGGTTCTTCCTCTGGCCGAGCAGTTCTCGCTTCGCGTGCGCGGCAAAGGGCTGTTGTGGCACGCGCTGCTCGACCGTCCGGAGGCGGTCCGCGGCTGGATGGACATGGCCTCGCTGGATTCGCTGGTGACGGATTCTTCCTCGGCTTCTTCATCGTGGGGTTCCGGCTCGCGGATCTTCAACGGATGGGTGAACATGCTGCCCGACGGGACGCGGCTGACGCCCGTCATGGACCTGGTGCGCGACAAAGGCTGGCTCACCGCTCTGGTCACCACGGCGACGGTCACGCATGCGACGCCGGCGGGCTTTGCCGCCAGCGTCCGCCGGCGCGACGATGAACACCTCATCGCCGAACAGTACCTGAACAAGGTGGACGTCATCCTCGGCGGGGGGCGGCGTTTCTTTACCCCGGAGTCCCGCAGGGACGGCCGGGATCTGGTGGCCGACTTCCGCCGGGCCGGCTATGCGTTCGTCGAAAACCGCGCCCAGATGCTCGCCCAGGCGCCCTCGGCGAAACGCCTGCTGGGTCTGTTCAGCGGCAGCCATATGCCGTATACGGTCGACCACCGCAACAGCGAAACCGCCCGCGAGCTCGTCCCCACGCTCGCCGAAATGGCGGCCACGGCGCTTGCGCTCCTTGAAAAACAGAACCGGCCCTTTTTGATTCAGATCGAAGGGGCCCGCGTGGACCACGCGGCTCACGCCAACGACGCCGCCGGCCTGCTTTGGGATCAGATCGCCTTTGATGAAGCCATGGAAGCGGTGCTCCGCTTCGCCGAGTCGCGCCCGGACACGCTTGTCGTCGTCACCAGCGACCACGGCAACTCCAACCCCGGCCTCGTCGGCATGGGCATCGAGTACCGCCAGAGCAATGCGTGCTTTGAGCGCCTGGCGGGCATCAAGGCGAGCTTCAGCGCCATCAGCCCCCTCCTGGCCGGCACGGCCGAGTATTCGATGAAGTCCGAGCAGCCTTCCGGCGTGGCCGGCGGTCCGCCCACGATCGGACGCATCCAGGAACTCGCCCGGCAGTATTTTGGCTTCACCTTCACGCAGGAGGAAGCGGAGATCCTCCGCCGCTGTGCCGCCGGCGAACGCAAACTCTGTGTGAACCGCCAGCTCGACTCCGCCGTCGGCATCCTCGGCCAGGCAGTTGGCAACCACACGGGCATTTTCTGGACCGGGACGACGCATACGTCCGACTACACTCTGGTGACCGCGCTCGGCCCCGGCGCGGACCGCTTCTCGGGCTTCCTCCGCAACACCGAAGTCTTCAGCGCGCTGACGCAACTCGCCGGCATCCGCTTCCGCAATCCCTCGATGGACCCGGTCGCGGCCCGCCAGTTCCGCGAAGTGGCCTTCACGCCGCGCGAACGCCCGGACTGGGCCTGA
- the hioM gene encoding hydroxyindole O-methyltransferase → MTMTAADPAPVLDLIEAFRRSKTMFTAVRLGVFDALEERPARAAEIAAQIGADAGALERLMEGCASLGLLERREGVFSNTPLSSAYLVRSSPRSLAGYILYSDDALYPLWGDLAGAVREARPRWDKVFGARGSLFDHFYRTEQARGEFLAGMHGLGLLSSPAVVRIFNLNAFDTLVDLGGGTGHLAIAACERYGRMRAIVYDLPEVIPYAQPHIAASSARGRIACQAGDFFRDELPPASLYALGRILHDWDDTRCRELLTRVHAALLPGGVVLIAEKILEEDRCGPASAAMQSLNMLVCTEGRERTESEFRALLEAAGFTGVEARRTGTPLDAILARRKQ, encoded by the coding sequence ATGACGATGACGGCCGCAGACCCTGCTCCGGTTCTGGATCTCATCGAGGCCTTCCGGCGCTCGAAGACAATGTTCACCGCCGTACGGCTCGGCGTCTTTGACGCGCTCGAAGAGCGCCCGGCCCGCGCCGCCGAAATCGCCGCCCAAATCGGCGCCGACGCCGGCGCGCTCGAGCGGCTGATGGAAGGCTGCGCCTCGCTTGGACTGCTGGAGCGCCGCGAGGGCGTTTTTTCGAACACTCCGCTGAGCAGCGCCTATTTGGTCCGCTCGAGCCCTCGTTCGCTGGCAGGATACATTTTGTACTCGGATGACGCGCTCTACCCACTGTGGGGCGATCTGGCCGGCGCCGTCCGCGAGGCGCGGCCGCGCTGGGATAAAGTCTTCGGCGCGCGCGGCTCGCTCTTTGATCACTTCTATCGGACCGAACAGGCGCGGGGCGAATTCCTCGCCGGCATGCACGGCCTCGGCCTGCTGAGCTCGCCCGCGGTGGTGCGCATTTTCAACCTGAATGCCTTCGACACGCTGGTCGATCTCGGCGGCGGCACAGGCCACCTCGCCATTGCCGCCTGCGAGCGCTATGGCCGCATGCGCGCCATCGTCTATGACCTGCCGGAGGTGATCCCCTATGCGCAGCCGCACATCGCCGCCTCGTCCGCACGCGGCCGCATCGCCTGCCAGGCGGGCGATTTCTTCCGCGACGAACTGCCGCCCGCTTCACTCTACGCCCTGGGCCGCATTCTCCACGACTGGGACGATACGCGCTGCCGGGAACTGCTCACACGTGTTCATGCGGCGCTGCTGCCCGGCGGCGTCGTGCTCATCGCCGAAAAAATCCTCGAAGAAGACCGCTGCGGCCCGGCAAGCGCCGCCATGCAATCGCTCAATATGCTTGTCTGCACCGAGGGCCGCGAACGGACCGAAAGCGAATTCCGCGCGCTGCTCGAGGCGGCCGGCTTCACCGGAGTGGAAGCCCGCCGCACCGGGACGCCGCTTGACGCCATTCTCGCCCGCAGGAAACAATAG